The Microlunatus antarcticus genome window below encodes:
- a CDS encoding uracil-DNA glycosylase — protein MSRPVWTDGLSPDWADALRPAAAALDRAEAFCDAEEAAGRAYLPDRPRVLRAFSRPLADVRVLVVGQDPYPTAGHPVGLAFSVAPDVRPVPRSLRNLYVELEADLGIPPAEHGDLTAWFEQGVLLLNRVLTVEPGRSGSHRRRGWEQVTQRAIEALVERGGPLVAVLWGGDARKLAPVLGDVPVVESAHPSPLSARYGFFGSRPFSRVNDLLAAQGAAPIDWRLPTVS, from the coding sequence ATGAGCCGACCCGTGTGGACTGACGGGCTCAGCCCGGACTGGGCGGACGCCCTCCGTCCGGCCGCTGCGGCGCTCGACCGCGCCGAGGCCTTCTGCGACGCCGAGGAGGCCGCCGGGCGCGCGTACCTCCCCGACCGGCCCCGGGTCCTGCGGGCCTTCAGCCGCCCGCTGGCCGACGTCCGCGTGCTCGTCGTGGGCCAGGACCCCTACCCCACCGCCGGCCACCCGGTCGGGCTCGCCTTCTCGGTCGCGCCCGACGTACGACCGGTGCCGCGCTCGCTGCGGAACCTCTACGTCGAGCTCGAGGCCGACCTCGGCATCCCGCCCGCCGAGCACGGCGACCTGACGGCGTGGTTCGAGCAGGGCGTGCTGCTGCTCAACCGGGTCCTCACCGTGGAACCGGGCCGCTCCGGCTCGCACCGGCGCCGCGGCTGGGAGCAGGTCACGCAGCGGGCCATCGAGGCGCTCGTCGAGCGCGGCGGTCCGCTGGTCGCGGTGCTCTGGGGCGGCGACGCCCGCAAGCTCGCGCCGGTGCTCGGCGACGTCCCGGTCGTCGAGAGCGCGCACCCCTCGCCCCTCTCGGCACGCTACGGGTTCTTCGGCTCACGCCCCTTCAGCCGCGTGAACGACCTGCTCGCCGCCCAGGGTGCCGCGCCGATCGACTGGCGCCTGCCGACCGTCTCCTGA
- a CDS encoding cystathionine gamma-synthase → MTEPLGFSTRAIHAGPEADPAYNAVTPPIYATSTYKQDGVGGTRGGYEYSRSGNPTRTVLEETLASLEGGRHGLAFASGLAAEDAVLRAFTGPDGHAVVPHDAYGGTYRLFARVYDGWGLRCSPVDLTDLAAVEAAIVPEQTTVVWVETPTNPMLNVVDIAAVAGLAHAAGALLVVDNTFASPYLQQPLAQGADIVVHSTTKYIGGHSDVVGGALVVNDDTLAERLRFHQNAMGAVAGPFDAWLTLRGLRTLSVRMERHCDNAERVAEFLVEHPAVSEVIYPGLTSHPGYDLAARQMRRFGGMISFRVAGGEQQALDVCAKTKVIILGESLGGVESLIEHPARMTHASVAGTPLEVPSDLVRLSVGIEDADDLIADLAQALG, encoded by the coding sequence GTGACTGAACCCCTCGGCTTCTCCACCCGCGCCATCCACGCCGGGCCGGAGGCGGACCCCGCGTACAACGCGGTGACACCGCCGATCTACGCGACCTCGACCTACAAGCAGGACGGCGTGGGCGGGACGCGCGGCGGCTACGAGTACTCGCGCTCGGGCAACCCGACCCGCACCGTGCTCGAGGAGACCCTGGCCTCGCTCGAGGGTGGTCGTCACGGGCTCGCCTTCGCGAGCGGGCTCGCCGCGGAGGACGCGGTGCTGCGGGCGTTCACCGGTCCCGACGGCCACGCGGTCGTCCCGCACGACGCGTACGGCGGCACCTACCGCCTGTTCGCCCGCGTGTACGACGGCTGGGGCCTGCGCTGCTCGCCCGTCGACCTGACCGACCTCGCCGCGGTCGAGGCCGCGATCGTGCCGGAGCAGACGACGGTCGTCTGGGTCGAGACCCCGACCAACCCGATGCTCAACGTGGTCGACATCGCCGCGGTCGCCGGCCTCGCGCACGCCGCCGGGGCGCTGCTCGTCGTCGACAACACCTTCGCCTCGCCCTACCTGCAGCAGCCGCTCGCCCAGGGGGCCGACATCGTCGTGCACTCGACGACGAAGTACATCGGCGGGCACTCCGACGTGGTCGGCGGGGCGCTCGTCGTGAACGACGACACCCTCGCCGAGCGCCTGCGCTTCCACCAGAACGCGATGGGCGCCGTCGCCGGCCCCTTCGACGCCTGGCTGACGCTGCGCGGCCTGCGCACGCTGAGCGTCCGGATGGAGCGGCACTGCGACAACGCGGAGCGGGTGGCCGAGTTCCTGGTGGAGCACCCGGCCGTCTCCGAGGTGATCTACCCGGGCCTCACGTCGCACCCCGGCTACGACCTCGCCGCCCGCCAGATGCGGCGCTTCGGCGGCATGATCAGCTTTCGCGTCGCCGGCGGCGAGCAGCAGGCCCTCGACGTCTGCGCCAAGACGAAGGTGATCATCCTCGGCGAGTCTCTCGGCGGCGTCGAGTCCTTGATCGAGCACCCGGCCCGGATGACCCACGCCTCCGTCGCCGGCACCCCGCTCGAGGTGCCCTCCGACCTCGTCCGCCTCAGCGTCGGCATCGAGGACGCGGACGACCTCATCGCGGACCTCGCGCAGGCCCTCGGCTGA
- the msrA gene encoding peptide-methionine (S)-S-oxide reductase MsrA, protein MFFSKMKSTLVEPEQALRGRGRSVLAEPTFHEIFGIPVQQVPAGSEVVYLALGCFWGAEKLYWQAPGVTNTAAGYQGGYTPNPSYEEVCSARTGHTEIVKVSYDPTKTTLEDLLRIFFENHDPTQGMRQGNDVGTQYRSAVYTTTPEQLATAERVRDEYQVQYTRSGYGRITTEVKPAPEFFYAEDYHQQYLDKNPNGYCPVHATGVTCN, encoded by the coding sequence ATGTTCTTCTCGAAGATGAAGTCGACGCTCGTCGAGCCGGAGCAGGCCCTGCGCGGCCGCGGCCGCTCGGTCCTCGCCGAGCCCACGTTCCACGAGATCTTCGGCATCCCGGTCCAGCAGGTCCCCGCGGGCTCCGAGGTCGTCTACCTCGCCCTCGGCTGCTTCTGGGGCGCGGAGAAGCTCTACTGGCAGGCGCCGGGCGTCACGAACACCGCCGCCGGCTACCAGGGCGGCTACACCCCCAACCCCTCGTACGAGGAGGTCTGCAGCGCCCGCACCGGGCACACCGAGATCGTCAAGGTCAGCTACGACCCGACCAAGACGACGCTCGAGGACCTGCTGCGGATCTTCTTCGAGAACCACGACCCGACCCAGGGCATGCGCCAGGGCAACGACGTCGGCACGCAGTACCGCTCGGCGGTCTACACCACCACGCCCGAGCAGCTGGCCACGGCCGAGCGCGTCCGCGACGAGTACCAGGTGCAGTACACGCGGTCCGGCTACGGCCGCATCACCACGGAGGTCAAGCCGGCCCCCGAGTTCTTCTACGCCGAGGACTACCACCAGCAGTACCTCGACAAGAACCCGAACGGCTACTGCCCGGTCCACGCCACCGGTGTGACCTGCAACTGA
- a CDS encoding ABC-F family ATP-binding cassette domain-containing protein, with product MSATLVARDLSAGHGARVLFSGLDLTVAPGDVIGLVGANGAGKSTLLGLLAGHGRPEAGTISLSPPSAAVGLLPQEPERREGETVTAYVARRTGVEPAQADLDAATEALTREEAGADDWYATAFDRWLALGGADLEERVAEQSADLGLTVGPDALMTSLSGGEAARVGLLALLLSRFDVLLLDEPTNDLDLDGLDRLERFVTDLRVGAVVVSHDREFLRRCVTTVVELDLAQQRVEVFGGSYEAYLAEREVRRRHAREAYDEFAETKADLTTRMRSQRAWAVQGVTKEKKNPKDGDKAQRDFRINRTEKQASKVRATERLIERLDQVEEPRKEWQLQMEIAAAPRSGSVVSTANRAVVRRGDFTLGPVDLSLAYGDRVAVVGPNGAGKTTLIGLLLGRTVPDEGSASLGASVQVGEIDQARDLVDGPDLLTDVVERALPDWSPADVRTLLAKFGLRADHVGRAAESLSPGERTRAALALLQARGTNLLVLDEPTNHLDLPAIEQLESALASYAGTLVLVSHDRRLLEAVHVTRRLHVDHGRVEERPV from the coding sequence GTGTCAGCCACCCTCGTCGCCCGTGACCTCAGCGCCGGGCACGGGGCGCGGGTGCTGTTCTCCGGGCTGGACCTCACCGTCGCCCCGGGAGACGTGATCGGGCTCGTCGGGGCGAACGGGGCCGGCAAGTCGACGCTGCTCGGCCTGCTCGCCGGGCACGGGCGACCCGAGGCGGGCACCATCAGCCTCAGCCCGCCGAGCGCGGCCGTGGGCCTGCTGCCCCAGGAGCCGGAGCGCCGCGAGGGCGAGACCGTCACCGCGTACGTCGCCCGCCGGACCGGCGTCGAGCCCGCGCAGGCCGACCTCGACGCGGCCACCGAGGCGCTGACCCGCGAGGAGGCCGGCGCCGACGACTGGTACGCGACGGCGTTCGACCGCTGGCTCGCCCTCGGCGGGGCCGACCTCGAGGAGCGGGTGGCCGAGCAGAGCGCCGACCTCGGGCTGACCGTCGGGCCGGACGCGCTGATGACCAGCCTGTCCGGCGGCGAGGCCGCCCGCGTCGGGCTGCTGGCGCTGCTGCTGTCCCGCTTCGACGTCCTGCTGCTCGACGAGCCGACGAACGACCTGGACCTCGACGGCCTGGACCGGCTGGAACGCTTCGTGACCGACCTCCGCGTCGGCGCCGTCGTGGTCAGCCACGACCGCGAGTTCCTGCGCCGCTGCGTGACGACCGTGGTCGAGCTCGACCTCGCCCAGCAGCGCGTCGAGGTGTTCGGCGGGAGCTACGAGGCCTACCTGGCCGAGCGCGAGGTGCGCCGCCGGCACGCGCGGGAGGCGTACGACGAGTTCGCCGAGACCAAGGCCGACCTGACCACGCGGATGCGCTCGCAGCGTGCGTGGGCGGTGCAGGGCGTGACCAAGGAGAAGAAGAACCCCAAGGACGGGGACAAGGCGCAGCGCGACTTCCGCATCAACCGGACCGAGAAGCAGGCGTCCAAGGTCCGGGCGACGGAGCGGCTGATCGAGCGTCTCGACCAGGTCGAGGAGCCGCGCAAGGAGTGGCAGCTCCAGATGGAGATCGCCGCCGCCCCGCGGTCGGGTTCGGTCGTCAGCACCGCCAACCGCGCGGTCGTCCGACGGGGCGACTTCACCCTCGGCCCGGTCGACCTGTCGCTCGCGTACGGCGACCGGGTGGCCGTCGTCGGGCCGAACGGGGCCGGCAAGACGACGCTCATCGGGCTGCTCCTCGGCCGCACCGTCCCGGACGAGGGCTCGGCGTCGCTGGGCGCCTCGGTGCAGGTCGGCGAGATCGACCAGGCCCGCGACCTCGTCGACGGGCCCGACCTGCTCACCGACGTCGTGGAACGTGCCCTGCCCGACTGGTCGCCGGCCGACGTGCGGACGCTGCTGGCCAAGTTCGGCCTGCGGGCCGACCACGTGGGCCGGGCCGCCGAGTCCCTCTCCCCCGGCGAGCGCACCCGGGCCGCGCTCGCGCTGCTGCAGGCCCGCGGGACGAACCTGCTCGTCCTGGACGAGCCCACCAACCACCTCGACCTGCCGGCGATCGAGCAGCTCGAGAGCGCGCTCGCCTCGTACGCGGGCACGCTCGTCCTGGTCAGCCACGACCGTCGGCTCCTCGAGGCCGTGCACGTGACCCGCCGCCTGCACGTCGACCACGGCCGGGTCGAGGAACGACCCGTCTGA
- a CDS encoding MFS transporter has translation MTAAAPPEPSTTSSPTHFDSLGADRPTRASWALFALAVGGFAIGTTEFASMGLLPQIAAGVGVSIPTAGHLVSAYALGVVVGAPLIAAVAARVPRRQLLLILMLVFLVGNAASAFATSFGFLLVARFVSGLPHGAYFGVASVTAAALVPANRRASAVARVMLGLTVSNIVGVPVATWAGQHLGWPALYIAVAVLAFACLVAVNTWVPPVRVGTGTASVRSELSALARPQVWFALVTGMVSFGGMFATYSYIAPTVMTLAGLSENGVVWILASFGVGSTVGTLLGGRLADRALVPTLFAGLVAIGVVLGAFGFLATTPVGAFLAVFLLGGSGSFMMPALQTRLMDVAAGGQSLAAALMHSTLNVANAVGAWLGGAVLAAGYSYAWPSRVSVVLPVVGIIIFAVGLAFQRREKARETVLS, from the coding sequence ATGACTGCCGCTGCGCCCCCCGAGCCGTCGACGACCTCGAGCCCCACCCACTTCGACTCCCTCGGAGCAGACCGGCCGACCCGGGCGAGCTGGGCGCTGTTCGCCCTCGCCGTCGGCGGCTTCGCGATCGGCACGACCGAGTTCGCGTCGATGGGTCTGCTGCCCCAGATCGCCGCCGGGGTCGGCGTCTCGATCCCCACCGCGGGCCACCTCGTCTCCGCGTACGCGCTGGGCGTCGTCGTCGGCGCCCCGCTGATCGCCGCCGTCGCCGCGCGGGTCCCGCGCCGTCAGCTCCTGCTGATCCTCATGCTCGTGTTCCTCGTCGGGAACGCGGCCTCGGCCTTCGCCACGTCGTTCGGCTTCCTGCTGGTCGCGCGGTTCGTCTCCGGGCTGCCGCACGGCGCGTACTTCGGGGTGGCCTCGGTGACCGCCGCCGCCCTGGTGCCCGCCAACCGTCGCGCCTCCGCCGTGGCCCGGGTGATGCTCGGGCTCACGGTGTCGAACATCGTCGGCGTGCCGGTGGCCACCTGGGCCGGGCAGCACCTCGGCTGGCCCGCGCTCTACATCGCCGTCGCGGTCCTCGCGTTCGCGTGCCTGGTCGCCGTGAACACCTGGGTGCCCCCGGTCCGCGTCGGCACCGGGACGGCGAGCGTGCGCTCCGAGCTGAGCGCCCTCGCCCGCCCGCAGGTCTGGTTCGCGCTGGTGACCGGCATGGTCAGCTTCGGCGGCATGTTCGCGACGTACTCCTACATCGCCCCCACGGTGATGACCCTGGCCGGGCTGAGCGAGAACGGTGTGGTCTGGATCCTCGCGTCCTTCGGCGTCGGCTCGACCGTCGGGACCCTGCTGGGCGGGCGGCTCGCCGACCGCGCGCTGGTCCCGACCCTGTTCGCCGGCCTCGTCGCCATCGGCGTGGTCCTCGGCGCGTTCGGCTTCCTGGCCACGACGCCGGTCGGCGCGTTCCTCGCCGTCTTCCTGCTCGGCGGCTCGGGCAGCTTCATGATGCCGGCGCTCCAGACCCGCCTGATGGACGTCGCCGCGGGCGGCCAGTCGCTCGCCGCCGCGCTGATGCACTCCACCCTCAACGTCGCGAACGCGGTCGGCGCCTGGCTCGGCGGCGCCGTGCTCGCCGCGGGCTACTCGTACGCGTGGCCGAGCCGGGTGTCCGTCGTGCTGCCAGTGGTCGGCATCATCATCTTCGCCGTCGGGCTCGCGTTCCAGCGGCGCGAGAAGGCCCGCGAGACCGTCCTCAGCTGA
- the ypfJ gene encoding KPN_02809 family neutral zinc metallopeptidase, translating into MKYNEGANLDPSQVGGRSGGGGKIAIGGGAGVVVLILALLLGVNPGDLLGTDAQPGQQPGSSQAASSPFAQCTRGSDIGTDRNCRFVAYTNSIQDYWGDAVPDYQVIKVNTFTGQISTACGTATSEVGPFYCSGDTAVYLDLGFFDELTTKLGAQGGDAAEAYVLAHEFGHHVQDLEGTLRRVQGGSGGTGPTSPGVRLELQADCYAGVWFNHATNDPQSPISEVTQADLDDALDAAAAVGDDRIQKKMQGQVTPESWTHGSAANRQKWLTTGFTTGDPNACDTFAAGAVS; encoded by the coding sequence GTGAAGTACAACGAGGGCGCGAACCTGGACCCGTCGCAGGTCGGCGGCCGTTCCGGCGGCGGTGGCAAGATCGCGATCGGCGGCGGGGCCGGCGTGGTCGTGCTGATCCTCGCCCTGCTGCTCGGCGTCAACCCCGGCGACCTGCTCGGCACGGACGCCCAGCCGGGGCAGCAGCCCGGGTCGAGCCAGGCCGCGTCCTCGCCCTTCGCGCAGTGCACCCGGGGCAGCGACATCGGCACCGACCGGAACTGCCGCTTCGTGGCCTACACGAACTCGATCCAGGACTACTGGGGCGACGCGGTGCCCGACTACCAGGTCATCAAAGTCAACACCTTCACCGGGCAGATCTCCACCGCGTGCGGCACGGCGACGTCGGAGGTCGGGCCCTTCTACTGCTCCGGCGACACCGCGGTCTACCTCGACCTCGGCTTCTTCGACGAGCTCACGACCAAGCTCGGCGCCCAGGGTGGGGACGCGGCGGAGGCGTACGTGCTGGCCCACGAGTTCGGCCACCACGTGCAGGACCTCGAGGGCACGCTGCGCCGGGTCCAGGGCGGCAGCGGCGGGACGGGACCGACCTCGCCGGGCGTCCGGCTCGAGCTCCAGGCGGACTGCTACGCCGGCGTCTGGTTCAACCACGCGACGAACGACCCGCAGTCACCGATCAGCGAGGTCACGCAGGCCGACCTCGACGACGCGTTGGACGCGGCGGCCGCGGTCGGCGACGACCGGATCCAGAAGAAGATGCAGGGCCAGGTGACCCCGGAGTCGTGGACGCACGGGTCCGCGGCGAATCGTCAGAAGTGGCTCACGACCGGCTTCACCACCGGCGACCCGAACGCCTGCGACACGTTCGCCGCGGGCGCGGTCAGCTGA
- a CDS encoding ROK family protein produces MPTVKRDAGLLNPASIGQVNRSRVLELLHQNGPSSRAQLARALNVNRATIASILHPLIDNRTLVEGEQVAASPHGGKPARPLWFNADGLELGAMRLAAQAVAVARIGMDGTTHASEHAPLDPGQSIEDLEETVLALAARCFGDRPLLGIGIAASGMVDTTSGTIISLHLAPVLNHYPLGPVLAERFGVPVAVDHHPRVQALGDKWFGYGRHLPSFASVYTGEALGMGIVHEGQIIAGPAGAGGEYGHTVVDMGGELCLCGRHGCWETVASVLWLRREAERRGVEDPQTVGAARLSRAAGTGDAAASDLLDLYARNLAIGMANNEHMLASGTYVVHGDVAAGGELMRSRLQHWLTTFSPRRGLPTTVVLGESGDQIALLGGAGLVLSRELGAGI; encoded by the coding sequence ATGCCGACGGTCAAGCGCGACGCGGGGCTGCTCAACCCCGCGAGCATCGGGCAGGTGAACCGGTCGCGCGTGCTCGAGCTGCTGCACCAGAACGGACCGTCCAGCCGGGCGCAGCTCGCCCGGGCGCTGAACGTCAACCGCGCCACCATCGCCTCGATCCTCCACCCGCTGATCGACAACCGGACGCTCGTTGAGGGGGAGCAGGTCGCCGCTTCTCCGCACGGGGGCAAGCCGGCCCGACCGCTGTGGTTCAACGCCGACGGGCTCGAGCTGGGGGCCATGCGGCTGGCGGCCCAGGCCGTCGCGGTGGCGCGCATCGGGATGGACGGTACGACCCACGCGTCCGAGCACGCCCCCCTCGACCCGGGGCAGAGCATCGAAGACCTGGAGGAGACGGTGCTGGCGCTGGCCGCGCGCTGCTTCGGGGACCGGCCGCTGCTCGGGATCGGCATCGCCGCCTCGGGCATGGTGGACACCACGTCGGGCACGATCATCTCCCTGCACCTCGCGCCGGTGCTGAACCACTACCCGCTGGGACCTGTGCTGGCCGAGAGGTTCGGGGTGCCGGTCGCCGTCGACCACCACCCTCGCGTCCAGGCGCTCGGCGACAAGTGGTTCGGGTACGGACGCCACCTGCCGAGCTTCGCGTCCGTCTACACCGGCGAGGCCCTGGGCATGGGCATCGTGCACGAGGGCCAGATCATCGCCGGCCCGGCCGGTGCCGGTGGTGAGTACGGCCACACGGTCGTCGACATGGGCGGTGAGCTGTGCCTCTGCGGTCGGCACGGGTGCTGGGAGACGGTGGCGAGCGTGCTGTGGCTGCGTCGGGAGGCGGAGCGGCGCGGTGTCGAAGACCCGCAGACCGTGGGCGCTGCACGGTTGTCCCGTGCCGCGGGAACTGGCGATGCGGCGGCCTCTGACCTGCTCGACCTCTACGCGCGGAATCTCGCCATCGGGATGGCGAACAACGAGCACATGCTGGCCTCGGGCACGTACGTCGTCCACGGTGATGTGGCGGCTGGTGGCGAGCTCATGCGAAGCCGGCTGCAGCACTGGCTGACCACCTTCAGCCCGCGACGCGGCCTCCCGACGACCGTCGTCCTGGGGGAGAGCGGCGACCAGATCGCTCTGCTCGGCGGCGCGGGCCTCGTGCTCTCACGGGAGCTCGGCGCCGGGATCTGA
- a CDS encoding Gfo/Idh/MocA family protein: protein MVFPARPQVVVVGGGIRGSMFATTVLQHPDAVLVALCDPSPAVRDRNATTLGVPVHADVETMLSAHPDATAAIIATPDFAHRDVAVACASRGLDLLVEKPLATTTEDAEAIRAAAEESGSRVVVGFENRWNQKFLEVRDQLAQAAAGRVVAQVVNLNDTRWVPTEMLSWASKSSPAWFLMPHSLDLTMWLTGTHPVEVFARGTKRVLPELGVDTWDAVTASFAMSDGSTVVLNSSWVLPETAPSVFDFRYEVQTESSVYHFDISHDGVTRYDPDGISWLQFGVHERHGRLRGVPIDMASDFIAALNGEERDLPDAAYGCRITAAIEAVHASLATGLPQPL, encoded by the coding sequence ATGGTCTTCCCCGCACGCCCTCAGGTCGTCGTCGTCGGCGGTGGCATCCGTGGCTCCATGTTCGCGACCACGGTGCTCCAGCACCCGGACGCGGTGCTGGTCGCGCTCTGCGACCCGTCGCCGGCCGTGCGCGACCGGAACGCGACGACGCTGGGCGTCCCCGTCCACGCCGACGTCGAGACCATGCTCAGCGCCCACCCGGACGCCACCGCCGCCATCATCGCCACCCCGGACTTCGCCCACCGCGACGTCGCCGTGGCCTGCGCTTCCCGAGGTCTGGACCTGCTGGTGGAGAAGCCGCTGGCGACGACCACGGAGGACGCCGAGGCGATCCGCGCAGCGGCCGAGGAGTCGGGTTCGCGGGTCGTGGTCGGCTTCGAGAACCGCTGGAACCAGAAGTTCCTCGAGGTCCGGGACCAGCTCGCCCAGGCGGCGGCAGGACGCGTCGTCGCCCAGGTCGTGAACCTCAACGACACGCGGTGGGTGCCCACCGAGATGCTGTCCTGGGCCTCGAAGAGCTCGCCGGCCTGGTTCCTGATGCCCCACAGCCTCGACCTGACCATGTGGTTGACCGGCACCCATCCCGTCGAGGTGTTCGCTCGGGGCACGAAGCGGGTGCTGCCCGAGCTGGGCGTCGACACCTGGGACGCCGTGACCGCCTCGTTCGCCATGTCGGACGGGTCGACCGTCGTGCTCAACTCGTCCTGGGTGCTGCCGGAGACCGCTCCGTCGGTCTTCGACTTCCGCTACGAGGTGCAGACCGAGAGCTCGGTCTACCACTTCGACATCTCCCACGACGGGGTCACCCGCTACGACCCCGACGGCATCAGCTGGCTGCAGTTCGGCGTGCACGAGCGTCACGGCCGGCTGCGCGGAGTGCCGATCGACATGGCCTCGGACTTCATCGCCGCGCTGAACGGCGAGGAACGCGACCTGCCGGACGCCGCCTATGGGTGTCGCATCACGGCCGCCATCGAGGCCGTGCACGCCAGCCTCGCCACTGGTCTCCCGCAGCCTCTCTGA
- a CDS encoding ABC transporter substrate-binding protein, whose translation MPTPLTRRRLLSLSGLAVGAVALGGCVSANDSSSNGASGAASEGPLKPGSAPTGEITIVDDNTNKLFQASTIAAFEAKTGIKVKSYTQGNFNDLHDRYATLFAAQDSSIDVVMTWAGWSAEFGQAGWLQELDSSAVPADLIKPALDAVSWQGKVYGLPKFSSVQTMFWSKPLFEQAGVDPTKGPESWDEFVSTAKALTTKDRYGYACDIGNAAGAYQNFLRVLLLNGGDMYDADYKPIFNSEQGVQALSNFVDLLQVHKVMDPSSLQISNASDLGDLFAKGRTGMVFNWPFQYAVATAQGSALDASTVGNGLIPGMGVRSASIDGSEGFAVSKFSKNKEAALAWLQFVATGDVQKQIVTQEGWFPVSEPVLTDPASVKALPVLKTYQESTAYATKRWGTPWSSELDQLMSVQIINAMNKKTTPKEALDTLATQTQALVDKYLKR comes from the coding sequence ATGCCCACACCGCTCACCCGCCGTCGCCTGCTCTCCTTGAGCGGCCTCGCCGTCGGTGCGGTCGCCCTCGGCGGCTGCGTCAGTGCCAACGACAGCTCCAGCAACGGCGCGTCCGGCGCGGCGTCAGAAGGTCCGCTCAAGCCGGGCAGCGCGCCGACCGGCGAGATCACGATCGTGGACGACAACACGAACAAGCTCTTCCAGGCCTCGACGATCGCCGCCTTCGAGGCCAAGACCGGCATCAAGGTGAAGTCCTACACGCAGGGCAACTTCAACGACCTGCACGACCGCTACGCCACCCTGTTCGCCGCGCAGGACAGCAGCATCGACGTGGTGATGACGTGGGCGGGCTGGTCGGCCGAGTTCGGCCAGGCAGGCTGGCTGCAGGAGCTGGACAGCTCCGCGGTCCCGGCGGACCTGATCAAGCCGGCCCTGGACGCGGTGTCGTGGCAGGGCAAGGTCTACGGGCTGCCGAAGTTCTCCAGCGTGCAGACCATGTTCTGGTCGAAGCCGCTGTTCGAGCAGGCTGGGGTCGACCCGACGAAGGGCCCCGAGAGCTGGGACGAGTTCGTCAGCACCGCCAAGGCGCTGACCACCAAGGACCGGTACGGCTACGCCTGCGACATCGGCAACGCGGCGGGTGCCTACCAGAACTTCCTGCGCGTGCTGCTGCTCAACGGCGGCGACATGTACGACGCGGACTACAAGCCGATCTTCAACAGCGAGCAGGGTGTCCAGGCGCTGTCCAACTTCGTCGACCTGCTGCAGGTGCACAAGGTCATGGACCCCTCCTCCCTGCAGATCAGCAACGCCTCCGACCTCGGCGACCTGTTCGCCAAGGGCCGGACCGGGATGGTCTTCAACTGGCCCTTCCAGTACGCGGTCGCCACCGCTCAGGGCTCAGCCCTGGACGCGAGCACGGTCGGCAACGGCCTGATCCCCGGCATGGGGGTCCGGTCGGCATCCATCGACGGCTCCGAGGGCTTCGCCGTCAGCAAGTTCAGCAAGAACAAGGAGGCGGCACTCGCCTGGCTGCAGTTCGTGGCGACCGGTGACGTGCAGAAGCAGATCGTCACCCAGGAGGGCTGGTTCCCGGTCTCCGAGCCGGTGCTGACCGACCCGGCGAGCGTCAAGGCGCTTCCGGTGCTGAAGACCTACCAGGAGTCGACGGCGTACGCGACCAAGCGCTGGGGCACCCCGTGGTCGAGCGAGCTCGACCAGCTGATGTCGGTCCAGATCATCAACGCGATGAACAAGAAGACGACGCCGAAGGAGGCGCTGGACACGCTGGCGACCCAGACGCAGGCCCTGGTCGACAAGTACCTGAAGCGGTAG
- a CDS encoding carbohydrate ABC transporter permease — MTVTTRADVRRRRDLRFGLGLSLPAVAVVVLLLGYPMGYALYMSGFSWNDKLGSYHPFVGLANYGDLLSDPAVHRAVGRTLYFSAFTVLGGVALAVLIAVLLNVEFRGRTLVRVLLLVPWAVPPVVNGIMWKLIFDGSSGIMNTILLSTGVIDTRVQWLADPGLTMNVLIFAEMWKLLPFLCLLMLAGLQGIPSNIYKAARIDGANGWQRFRKITLPNLRGPIMFALIVQSMWSLKVFDTIFVLTGGSGGPAEGTTTINFLAYLVTFSNLDRGYGASLAVAAMVLIILVTLFWILLLGRRGDDRTEAR; from the coding sequence ATGACGGTGACGACACGCGCCGACGTACGACGACGGCGTGACCTCCGCTTCGGGCTGGGCCTCTCCCTGCCCGCGGTGGCGGTCGTGGTGCTGCTGCTCGGCTACCCGATGGGCTACGCCCTGTACATGTCGGGCTTCAGCTGGAACGACAAGCTCGGGTCCTACCACCCGTTCGTCGGCCTGGCCAACTACGGCGACCTGCTCAGCGACCCCGCCGTGCATCGTGCGGTCGGGCGGACGCTCTACTTCTCCGCGTTCACCGTGCTCGGCGGCGTGGCCCTCGCCGTGCTGATCGCCGTGCTGCTCAACGTCGAGTTCCGCGGCCGCACCCTCGTCCGGGTGCTGCTGCTCGTGCCGTGGGCCGTGCCGCCCGTGGTGAACGGCATCATGTGGAAGCTGATCTTCGACGGCTCGAGCGGGATCATGAACACGATCTTGCTCAGCACCGGGGTGATCGACACCCGGGTGCAGTGGCTGGCCGACCCGGGCCTGACGATGAACGTGCTGATCTTCGCCGAGATGTGGAAGCTCCTGCCGTTCCTGTGCCTGCTGATGCTGGCCGGCCTGCAGGGGATCCCGAGCAACATCTACAAGGCGGCCCGGATCGACGGGGCCAACGGCTGGCAGCGGTTCCGCAAGATCACCCTGCCCAACCTGAGGGGACCGATCATGTTCGCGCTGATCGTGCAGTCGATGTGGTCGCTGAAGGTCTTCGACACGATCTTCGTCCTGACCGGCGGCTCCGGCGGCCCGGCCGAGGGCACGACCACGATCAACTTCCTGGCCTACCTCGTCACCTTCAGCAACCTGGACCGCGGCTACGGTGCCAGCCTCGCCGTCGCGGCGATGGTCCTGATCATCCTCGTGACCCTGTTCTGGATCCTGCTGCTCGGGCGACGGGGCGACGACCGGACGGAGGCGCGGTGA